A genomic window from Thunnus thynnus chromosome 12, fThuThy2.1, whole genome shotgun sequence includes:
- the adhfe1 gene encoding hydroxyacid-oxoacid transhydrogenase, mitochondrial, translated as MAGRDRVVHLLRQLERAACRCPAHSNTFHQGAGAAACTVRKTDYAFEMASSNIRYGEGVSREIGMDLQNLGARNVCLMTDKNLSRLPPVKAVLESLAKNGVKYKVYDNVRVEPTDSSFKEAIAFAKNELFDVFVAVGGGSVIDTCKAANLYACHPDADFLDFVNAPIGKGKPITGALKPLIAVPTTAGTGSETTGVAIFDYEPLKAKTGIASRAIRPTLGIVDPVHTMSMPARVAANSGFDVLCHALESYTALPYHQRSPCPPNPINRPAYQGSNPISDVWSRHALNVVAKYMKRAVRDPEDLEARSSMHLASVFAGIGFGNAGVHLCHGMSYPIAGNVKTHTAKGYSVEHPLVPHGLSVVLTSPAVFNFTAPMCPERHLDAAEILGADIRGVKREDAGAVLADTLRHFLFDLQVEDGLGAVGYSKDDIPALVKGTIPQERVTKLSPREHSEEDLAQLFEASMKLY; from the exons ATGGCCGGACGGGACCGAGTGGTTCACCTGCTCAGGCAGCTCGAGCGCGCGGC ATGCAGATGTCCTGCTCACTCCAACACCTTCCACCAAG GTGCTGGAGCTGCAGCCTGCACCGTCCGAAAAACCGACTACGCCTTCGAG ATGGCGAGTTCCAACATCAGATATGGAGAAGGAGTCAGCAGAGAGATCGGCATG GACCTGCAGAACCTCGGAGCTCGAAACGTCTGTCTGATGACGGACAAGAACCTGTCCCGCCTCCCGCCGGTGAAGGCCGTCCTGGAGTCTCTGGCCAAGAACGGAGTCAAGTACAAAGTTTACGACAACGTGCGAGTGGAGCCGACCGACAGCAG ttttaaagaAGCCATCGCCTTCGCTAAGAACGAGTTGTTCGACGTGTTCGTGGCGGTGGGCGGGGGCTCTGTGATTGACACCTGTAAGGCAGCCAATCTGTACGCGTGTCACCCCGACGCAGACTTCCTGGACTTCGTCAACGCTCCGATCGGCAAAGGAAAGCCGATCACCGGCGCTCTGAAGCCGCTCATTGCAG TTCCTACGACTGCAGGAACCGGCAGCGAGACCACCGGAGTCGCCATCTTTGACTACGAACCTCTGAAGGCCAAAACAG GCATCGCCAGCAGAGCCATCAGACCGACGCTGGGCATCGTGGATCCTGTGCACACAATGAGCATGCCCGCCAGAGTCGCCGCCAACAGCGGCTTCGACGTGCTGtg CCACGCTCTGGAGTCGTACACCGCTCTGCCCTACCACCAGCGCAGTCCCTGCCCCCCCAACCCCATCAACCGCCCCGCCTACCAGGGCAGCAACCCCATCAGTGACGTCTGGTCCCGCCACGCCCTCAACGTGGTCGCCAAGTACATGAAACG aGCGGTGCGGGACCCTGAGGATCTGGAGGCTCGGTCCAGCATGCACCTGGCCAGCGTGTTCGCCGGCATCGGCTTCGGAAACGCCGGCGTTCATCTCTG TCATGGGATGTCTTACCCGATCGCCGGTAACGTGAAGACTCACACAGCGAAGGGTTACAGCGTGGAGCACCCTCTGGTG CCTCATGGCCTCTCCGTCGTTCTCACCTCGCCGGCCGTCTTTAACTTCACGGCTCCGATGTGTCCGGAGCGTCACCTGGACGCTGCAGAGATCCTCG GTGCAGACATCCGGGGAGTGAAGAGGGAGGACGCCGGCGCCGTCCTGGCCGACACGCTGCGTCATTTCCTGTTTGACCTGCAGGTGGAGGATGGACTGGGAGCTGTGGGTTACAGCAAAGACGACATACCAGCACTGGTCAAAGGAACCATTCCTCAG gaGCGAGTGACCAAACTGTCTCCTAGAGAACACAGCGAGGAAGACCTGGCCCAGCTGTTCGAAGCCTCCATGAAGCTCTACTGA